The Metabacillus litoralis genome contains a region encoding:
- a CDS encoding MFS transporter, translated as MTTINNKIWSLSFIIVVILNALVFMIFEMLLPTLPLFVTALGGGAGQVGLVTGIFMLSAILIRPFAGILSRKFDKKILLILGILIIALSTGAYYLSSNISTLLLIRLIHGAGFGLASTYFATLAAEIIPKDRRGEGIGYFGVGETVAISVGPMIGIMTLELYDFQRLFFGGMAVLLLAVIMAVFIKRAPKGKEADKQVSEKFKLLEKRVLFPSFLIFLIGIAAGGIMSFFSLYAIERDFTQVGLFFLLIAAASFIIRLLSGKVFDRYGPSIILIPGSILSIVGLIILYVAESDSMFLIAAIIYGFGFGAIFPAVQTWCMNLVEEHEHEDAMASFFNFFDLGIGGGSFVLGLVATVASYQAVYLVATIVYGMALVIYVVYVVVKGNPNKHYGKSVHVDKQAI; from the coding sequence ATGACAACGATAAATAATAAGATATGGTCACTTTCGTTTATTATCGTAGTGATCTTAAATGCCTTAGTTTTTATGATTTTTGAAATGCTATTACCGACTCTTCCCTTATTTGTCACGGCGTTAGGAGGAGGAGCAGGTCAGGTTGGTTTAGTAACAGGTATTTTTATGTTATCAGCTATTTTAATTCGCCCTTTTGCAGGAATACTTTCAAGGAAGTTTGATAAAAAAATCCTTTTGATTTTAGGTATTCTCATTATTGCTCTATCCACAGGTGCCTATTATCTCTCCAGTAACATATCGACATTATTACTTATTCGGTTGATCCATGGGGCTGGATTCGGTTTAGCATCAACTTACTTTGCGACACTTGCTGCTGAAATCATTCCTAAAGACCGTCGAGGTGAGGGGATTGGCTATTTTGGTGTTGGAGAAACAGTTGCCATCTCAGTTGGTCCAATGATTGGGATTATGACACTAGAATTATATGACTTTCAACGATTATTTTTTGGAGGAATGGCCGTACTTTTACTAGCTGTTATCATGGCTGTTTTTATAAAAAGAGCTCCTAAAGGAAAAGAGGCGGATAAGCAGGTAAGTGAGAAATTTAAACTATTGGAGAAACGAGTTTTGTTTCCTTCGTTTCTGATCTTTTTAATTGGAATTGCGGCAGGAGGGATCATGTCTTTCTTTTCTCTATATGCTATAGAGAGGGACTTTACTCAAGTAGGACTGTTTTTCTTATTGATCGCAGCAGCAAGTTTTATCATTCGTTTACTATCAGGAAAGGTATTTGATAGGTACGGGCCGTCAATTATTTTAATTCCAGGATCCATTTTATCGATTGTAGGGTTGATTATTCTGTATGTAGCAGAAAGTGATAGCATGTTCTTAATTGCGGCAATCATTTATGGTTTTGGCTTTGGTGCAATCTTCCCAGCCGTTCAGACGTGGTGCATGAACTTAGTGGAGGAACATGAACATGAGGATGCGATGGCTTCCTTCTTCAACTTTTTTGATTTAGGTATTGGTGGTGGCTCCTTTGTTCTTGGTCTAGTTGCCACAGTAGCATCGTATCAAGCAGTATACCTTGTCGCAACAATTGTTTATGGGATGGCTCTAGTTATCTATGTGGTTTATGTTGTTGTGAAAGGTAACCCAAATAAACATTATGGAAAAAGTGTCCACGTGGATAAACAAGCCATCTAG
- a CDS encoding helix-turn-helix domain-containing protein encodes MDIGSKIRSIRNKKKITIAQMCEGTGLSKGFISNVENNNTSPSINTLNTIAEFLKVPLPYLLLEKKQHMRVVRKDTRRTSSLKDLKIEHITSKGPLRMIIVESPPGFAIGEAEPHAHEGEEVHLVLEGKVLAEQGEDSFILEKGDSFSWNASVPHMVKNIGDTKSVILIAIYSDTKLDDLL; translated from the coding sequence TTGGATATAGGATCTAAAATTCGATCGATTAGAAATAAAAAAAAAATCACGATTGCACAAATGTGTGAAGGTACAGGGCTATCAAAAGGCTTTATAAGTAATGTTGAAAACAATAATACGTCACCCTCCATAAACACACTAAATACCATTGCGGAATTTTTGAAGGTACCGCTACCCTACTTACTATTAGAAAAAAAACAGCACATGCGTGTTGTTAGAAAAGATACTAGAAGAACCTCGTCGTTAAAAGATTTAAAAATTGAGCATATAACCTCAAAAGGACCATTACGAATGATAATTGTTGAGTCGCCTCCTGGATTTGCAATTGGAGAAGCAGAACCCCATGCACATGAAGGAGAGGAAGTCCATTTAGTGCTAGAAGGAAAAGTACTTGCTGAACAAGGAGAAGACTCATTTATCTTAGAAAAAGGCGATTCTTTTAGCTGGAATGCAAGTGTTCCACATATGGTAAAAAACATTGGAGACACAAAATCAGTCATCCTAATTGCCATTTATTCAGACACAAAATTGGACGATCTATTATAG